From a single Entelurus aequoreus isolate RoL-2023_Sb linkage group LG12, RoL_Eaeq_v1.1, whole genome shotgun sequence genomic region:
- the spx gene encoding spexin prohormone 1 isoform X2: MKGLKSMTLTYVLTLLLAAFVTQTWSAPKASFQRRNWSPQAMLYLKGTQGRRFISEDRKEGDVYDTLHLETRSQNTEKLSVDQAATVLLNFLQQARDGADENPDEMYFQEMPVWKREYF, from the exons ATGAAG GGTTTGAAGTCCATGACTTTAACGTATGTTCTCACACTCCTACTGGCTGCATTTGTCACGCAAACCTGGAGTGCACCAAAG GCTTCTTTCCAAAGGAGAAACTGGAGCCCGCAGGCTATGCTGTACCTCAAAGGCACTC aaggacGCAGGTTCATCTCAGAGGACCGAAAAGAGGGTGATGTGTATGACACATTACACTTAG AGACCCGTAGCCAGAACACAGAAAAGCTGAGCGTGGATCAAGCCGCCACTGTTTTACTCAACTTTTTGCAGCAAGCCAGGGATGGAG CGGATGAAAACCCAGATGAGATGTACTTCCAGGAGATGCCGGTGTGGAAGAGAGAATACTTCTAA
- the spx gene encoding spexin prohormone 1 isoform X1 produces the protein MTHITFTMKGLKSMTLTYVLTLLLAAFVTQTWSAPKASFQRRNWSPQAMLYLKGTQGRRFISEDRKEGDVYDTLHLETRSQNTEKLSVDQAATVLLNFLQQARDGADENPDEMYFQEMPVWKREYF, from the exons atgac CCACATCACTTTCACCATGAAG GGTTTGAAGTCCATGACTTTAACGTATGTTCTCACACTCCTACTGGCTGCATTTGTCACGCAAACCTGGAGTGCACCAAAG GCTTCTTTCCAAAGGAGAAACTGGAGCCCGCAGGCTATGCTGTACCTCAAAGGCACTC aaggacGCAGGTTCATCTCAGAGGACCGAAAAGAGGGTGATGTGTATGACACATTACACTTAG AGACCCGTAGCCAGAACACAGAAAAGCTGAGCGTGGATCAAGCCGCCACTGTTTTACTCAACTTTTTGCAGCAAGCCAGGGATGGAG CGGATGAAAACCCAGATGAGATGTACTTCCAGGAGATGCCGGTGTGGAAGAGAGAATACTTCTAA